One Epinephelus fuscoguttatus linkage group LG10, E.fuscoguttatus.final_Chr_v1 genomic window carries:
- the LOC125895592 gene encoding uncharacterized protein LOC125895592 isoform X1 has protein sequence MPGYVCYQSDWDISSSLSTSNNIPAQPCKSSNTELCIKPDYNDICTDLTTTFTSGDCANTFSLTKSITVADFLDPNEIYQKPPTGLPAKIEAELPKHCTDLTVDYTCKDELGDIKNESELEPFTHYSCTGDIKHNNVPINRTTDIEFMIDCDLTITTESNAAMTSIDLTWNATSQDCPVLPGLPKLSYDCSCVPPSKHTPSADKSQTGGRCRFTGLDPFTKYKFKVQPKYNDKEVASPSPVTEVWINPGSKCL, from the exons ATGCCTGGATATGTTTGTTACCAAAGTGATTGGGACATCAGCTCTTCACTGTCAACATCCAATAATATCCCAGCTCAGCCATGCAAAAGCAGCAATACAGAGCTCTGCATTAAACCTGATTACAATGACATCTGCACTGATCTGACTACAACCTTCACTTCAGGAGACTGTGCCAACACCTTCAGCCTCACCAAAAGCATCACTGTCG cAGATTTCTTAGATCCAAATGAAATATATCAGAAACCTCCAACTGGACTTCCTGCAAAAATAGAAGCAGAATTACCTAAACACTGCACCGATCTCACCGTCGATTACACCTGTAAGG ATGAACTCGGTGACATCAAGAATGAGTCTGAGCTGGAGCCCTTCACACATTACAGCTGTACTGGTGACATCAAGCACAACAATGTCCCCATTAATCGAACCACTGATATCGAGTTCATGATCGACTGTG ATCTTACAATAACAACAGAGTCAAATGCAGCCATGACCTCCATTGATCTGACATGGAACGCGACCAGTCAGGACTGTCCAGTTCTTCCTGGTCTTCCAAAGCTTTCATATGACTGCAGTTGTGTCCCTCcttccaaacacacacccagTG CTGACAAATCTCAAACAGGAGGAAGGTGTCGTTTTACTGGACTGGATCCGTTCACCAAGTATAAGTTTAAAGTTCAACCCAAGTACAACGACAAGGAAGTTGCCAGTCCATCTCCAGTTACTGAGGtttggattaatcctggaagtAAGTGTCTTTAA
- the LOC125895592 gene encoding uncharacterized protein LOC125895592 isoform X2, producing the protein MPGYVCYQSDWDISSSLSTSNNIPAQPCKSSNTELCIKPDYNDICTDLTTTFTSGDCANTFSLTKSITVDFLDPNEIYQKPPTGLPAKIEAELPKHCTDLTVDYTCKDELGDIKNESELEPFTHYSCTGDIKHNNVPINRTTDIEFMIDCDLTITTESNAAMTSIDLTWNATSQDCPVLPGLPKLSYDCSCVPPSKHTPSADKSQTGGRCRFTGLDPFTKYKFKVQPKYNDKEVASPSPVTEVWINPGSKCL; encoded by the exons ATGCCTGGATATGTTTGTTACCAAAGTGATTGGGACATCAGCTCTTCACTGTCAACATCCAATAATATCCCAGCTCAGCCATGCAAAAGCAGCAATACAGAGCTCTGCATTAAACCTGATTACAATGACATCTGCACTGATCTGACTACAACCTTCACTTCAGGAGACTGTGCCAACACCTTCAGCCTCACCAAAAGCATCACTGTCG ATTTCTTAGATCCAAATGAAATATATCAGAAACCTCCAACTGGACTTCCTGCAAAAATAGAAGCAGAATTACCTAAACACTGCACCGATCTCACCGTCGATTACACCTGTAAGG ATGAACTCGGTGACATCAAGAATGAGTCTGAGCTGGAGCCCTTCACACATTACAGCTGTACTGGTGACATCAAGCACAACAATGTCCCCATTAATCGAACCACTGATATCGAGTTCATGATCGACTGTG ATCTTACAATAACAACAGAGTCAAATGCAGCCATGACCTCCATTGATCTGACATGGAACGCGACCAGTCAGGACTGTCCAGTTCTTCCTGGTCTTCCAAAGCTTTCATATGACTGCAGTTGTGTCCCTCcttccaaacacacacccagTG CTGACAAATCTCAAACAGGAGGAAGGTGTCGTTTTACTGGACTGGATCCGTTCACCAAGTATAAGTTTAAAGTTCAACCCAAGTACAACGACAAGGAAGTTGCCAGTCCATCTCCAGTTACTGAGGtttggattaatcctggaagtAAGTGTCTTTAA